The stretch of DNA TGCGGGTCTGGAGGTCGACGGTGACGGTGGTCGAGGCGTCAGTTTCGGTCGCTTCCCAGAGCCGGTCGACGACGTCCTGCGGCAGCTGGACGGTGAGCAGACCACCCTTGAGCGAGTTGCCGCGGAAGATGTCGGCGAAGCGCGACGAGATGACGACCTTGAACCCGTAGTTCTGCAGGGCCCAGACCGCATGCTCGCGGGAGGAACCGGTGCCGAAGTCCGGGCCGGCGACGAGCACCGTCGCGCCGGCGCGCTCGGGAGCGTTGAGGACGAACTCGGCGTCCTTGCGCCACTCGGCGAAGAGCCCGTCCTCGAATCCGTCGCGCGTGATCCGCTTGAGGTAGACGGCGGGGATGATCTGGTCGGTGTCGACGTTGCTGCGGCGCAGCGGAACCATCCGGCCGGTGTGCGTGGTGAAGGCTTCCATCGGACGTTCTCCCTACTTCGCAGCGGCCAGGTCGGCCGGGGACGACAGGTGGCCGGTGACCGCGGTGGCCGCGGCCACGAGCGGCGAGACCAGGTGCGTACGACCGCCCTTGCCCTGCCGGCCCTCGAAGTTCCGGTTGGAGGTGGACGCGCTCCGCTC from Sporichthya brevicatena encodes:
- the leuD gene encoding 3-isopropylmalate dehydratase small subunit, whose amino-acid sequence is MEAFTTHTGRMVPLRRSNVDTDQIIPAVYLKRITRDGFEDGLFAEWRKDAEFVLNAPERAGATVLVAGPDFGTGSSREHAVWALQNYGFKVVISSRFADIFRGNSLKGGLLTVQLPQDVVDRLWEATETDASTTVTVDLQTRTVTCGEVSVGFDIDDYTRWRLLEGLDDIGLTLRHEGDVAAFEAKRPSYLPKTLPIPSSLTS